In Lathamus discolor isolate bLatDis1 chromosome 1, bLatDis1.hap1, whole genome shotgun sequence, the following are encoded in one genomic region:
- the TSPAN8 gene encoding tetraspanin-8, whose product MAGVSSCMKYSMFFFNFLFWVCGSIILGVSIWIRVSKDAQQELEIDSSVFAGVDLLIAVGSIIMILGFLGCCGAIKESRCMLMLFFIGLLLILILQVTGGILGAVYRSQIETSLKKTLQESVNMLQSSTEESKVFQENLQKFQTMNQCCGLLNGPSDWGKNIGNDKICECELKSSSDLCTYYQGRYVYKNPCGDVIIDYLKDHLLIIMGIAFGLAIIEIIGLGFSMSLYCQIGRK is encoded by the exons GTGTGTGGTTCCATTATTTTGGGAGTCTCTATATGGATACGTGTTAGTAAAGATGCTCAGCAG GAGTTGGAAATAGACAGCAGCGTGTTTGCAGGAGTTGATCTACTGATAGCCGTGGGCTCCATCATTATGATTCTTGGGTttctgggatgctgtggagcCATAAAGGAGAGCCGGTGCATGCTGATGTTg ttttTTATTGGGCTGCTTCTGATCCTGATCCTCCAGGTCACAGGAGGTATTTTAGGAGCAGTGTACCGATCTCAG ATTGAAACGTCCCTTAAAAAGACTCTTCAGGAGAGTGTGAATATGTTGCAAAGTTCTACAGAAGAATCTAAAGTGTTTCAAGAGAATCTCCAGAAGTTTCAGACAATG AAccagtgctgtggtttgctgAATGGACCTTcagactggggaaaaaatattggTAACGATAAAATCTGTGAGTGTGAGCTGAAGAGCTCATCAGATCTCTGCACCTACTATCAAGGCAGATATGTctataaaaat CCTTGTGGAGATGTGATTATCGAttaccttaaagaccatctgcTCATAATTATGGGGATTGCTTTTGGACTGGCCATTATTGAG ATTATCGGTTTGGGGTTTTCTATGAGCCTCTACTGCCAGATCgggagaaaatga